From a region of the Zingiber officinale cultivar Zhangliang chromosome 10B, Zo_v1.1, whole genome shotgun sequence genome:
- the LOC122029075 gene encoding putative disease resistance RPP13-like protein 1 encodes MGSEITIAGWLAALLKASTAKLAANQHLQEKAVEQNLKKLQFNLDKIITAAQLDRKQIGSHSIKDWFSSFKDAIYSADDVIEEFVQQLAKDKKQSSTLSTLRKSANFVSKMIQGGQFNGDDMKQLDEVTKTFDDLVSDIFELLKVVQQLEGSGGTKQQEIIPSWRLTTSPYKGRTTTSGRGSEGKKMLEALLEEGGGSTSDCCNFSVVCVVGTGGIGKTDLARFAYNNEKVRRHFDLKAWVAVCNNFDEKRLTIEIIESASVERPSDLHSITSLEPIQNTLAKGMKDKRFLIVLDDVWEDSNASWEHLTTPFTHGKEGSRIIVTTQLESVAKSTKAKETIHLDGLEEQDYLALFKKCAFGDKDKDHQPTLESICTEIAKKYDGSPLAAVSIGLELRSDPTEEHWKRVARNKLGVIERREGDIVSVLGFSYEQLPARLKQCYLACALFPKKHLFYKNQLIRIWTALRFVSADGNGGNPVDELASKSFFVNSISKREDGQFMLHAVLHELADLLCDGEFFRVEDEAGGQEIKIPQKARHVYVSKADNFVRVSEALAEKEQLRSLVIDGSVPSDATLRADFMVSLETVLKKCKFLRLLMLPEKFPLESVVAIGRLSRLRCLDFHGIQRKALPQYLESLNLLQWPDLKQRPEAWNLTKGGSRIRKQPSAGSEKDISSASGPIRSTSNSSANLPSP; translated from the coding sequence ATGGGTTCTGAGATCACCATAGCAGGATGGCTGGCGGCATTACTCAAAGCTAGCACGGCCAAGTTGGCCGCCAACCAGCACCTGCAGGAGAAGGCCGTCGAGCAAAATTTGAAGAAGCTGCAGTTTAATCTCGACAAGATAATCACGGCCGCCCAACTCGACCGGAAGCAGATCGGCAGCCACAGCATCAAAGACTGGTTCTCCAGCTTCAAGGATGCCATCTACTCTGCTGATGACGTGATCGAAGAATTCGTTCAACAACTGGCGAAGGACAAGAAGCAGAGCAGCACGTTGTCGACTCTGAGGAAGTCCGCTAACTTCGTCTCCAAGATGATCCAAGGGGGCCAATTCAACGGGGACGACATGAAGCAGTTGGACGAGGTCACTAAAACCTTCGACGACCTTGTCAGTGACATCTTCGAGCTCCTCAAGGTGGTGCAACAGCTGGAAGGATCTGGCGGGACAAAGCAGCAGGAGATCATCCCCAGTTGGCGGCTGACCACCTCTCCTTACAAGGGAAGGACGACGACGAGCGGACGAGGCAGCGAAGGAAAGAAAATGCTGGAGGCGCTGCTCGAGGAGGGAGGCGGATCTACCTCAGACTGCTGCAATTTCTCTGTTGTCTGCGTCGTCGGAACCGGCGGCATCGGGAAGACAGATCTTGCTCGATTTGCTTATAACAACGAGAAGGTGCGCCGTCACTTTGATCTTAAAGCGTGGGTCGCCGTCTGCAACAATTTTGACGAGAAGAGGCTCACGATCGAGATAATCGAGTCAGCCTCCGTCGAGCGGCCCAGTGATCTTCACAGCATCACCAGTTTGGAACCGATCCAGAACACTCTCGCCAAAGGGATGAAGGACAAAAGGTTTTTGATCGTGTTGGACGATGTGTGGGAGGACTCCAACGCTTCTTGGGAGCACCTTACGACCCCATTTACTCATGGCAAAGAAGGGAGCAGAATCATAGTGACCACCCAGCTTGAAAGTGTAGCCAAGTCGACGAAAGCCAAAGAGACCATACATCTTGATGGCCTGGAGGAGCAAGACTACTTGGCACTGTTCAAAAAATGTGCATTTGGCGACAAAGATAAAGACCATCAACCAACTCTAGAAAGTATTTGCACAGAAATAGCTAAAAAATATGATGGCTCTCCCTTGGCTGCAGTGTCGATCGGCCTCGAATTAAGATCGGATCCAACTGAAGAGCATTGGAAGCGAGTTGCGCGGAACAAGTTGGGCGTAATTGAACGAAGAGAAGGCGACATTGTGTCAGTGCTGGGATTTTCTTACGAGCAACTGCCTGCGCGCCTGAAGCAATGCTATCTCGCTTGCGCTCTGTTTCCCAAGAAGCATCTCTTTTACAAGAATCAATTGATTCGAATTTGGACGGCTTTAAGGTTCGTTTCTGCTGATGGCAATGGCGGGAATCCTGTTGATGAGCTCGCAAGCAAGTCATTTTTTGTGAATTCTATTTCTAAGAGAGAGGATGGCCAGTTTATGCTCCACGCCGTGCTGCACGAACTCGCGGACCTCCTCTGCGATGGTGAATTCTTCCGGGTCGAGGACGAAGCCGGAGGCCAGGAAATCAAAATCCCGCAGAAGGCTCGCCATGTCTATGTTAGTAAGGCTGACAACTTCGTCAGGGTTTCTGAAGCTCTGGCTGAGAAGGAACAGCTGCGCAGCCTTGTGATCGACGGCAGTGTGCCCTCGGATGCCACCCTCAGGGCAGACTTCATGGTTTCATTGGAAACGGTGTTGAAAAAATGCAAGTTCTTGCGGTTGTTGATGCTTCCAGAGAAATTTCCATTGGAGTCTGTCGTAGCTATTGGTCGTTTAAGTCGTCTTCGCTGCCTGGACTTCCATGGCATTCAGAGAAAAGCGTTACCCCAGTATCTCGAGTCGTTGAATCTTCTACAATGGCCGGATCTGAAGCAGCGGCCCGAGGCTTGGAATTTAACCAAAGGGGGGTCGAGAATTAGGAAGCAGCCCTCTGCAGGCTCAGAAAAGGATATCTCTAGCGCAAGTGGTCCCATAAGATCGACTTCCAACTCATCGGCAAATTTGCCTTCTCCCTAA
- the LOC122030544 gene encoding cytochrome b-c1 complex subunit 6-1, mitochondrial-like → MADEELVDPKLYLEETCKPKCVRPLRAYQACIERIKGDESGHKHCTGQYFDYWKCVDHCAALKLFDKLK, encoded by the exons AT GGCGGATGAGGAATTGGTTGATCCAAAACTGTACCTCGAGGAAACTTGCAAACCAAAGTGTGTAAGACCTTTACGTGCATATCAG GCATGTATTGAAAGAATCAAAGGGGATGAATCCGGACACAAGCATTGTACAGGGCAGTACTTCGATTACTGGAAGTGTGTCGATCATTGT GCTGCCCTTAAgctttttgataaattgaagtgA